The Flavobacterium faecale genome has a segment encoding these proteins:
- a CDS encoding type I restriction endonuclease subunit R: MAHQSELQLENNLIQQLQGLGYVSVKIQDGDALVSNLKSQLELFNRTTFTAKEFDAVLNHLAKGSVFEKAKTLRDRFQLTKEDGTSFYVRFFNSENTGANLYQVTNQISLEGSYKNRYDVTLLVNGLPLVQIELKRSGTEIKEAFNQINRYQLHSFWSNSGLFQYVQLFVISNGVNTKYLANNELQSVKQTFFWADANNKNITELMPFAKAFLNPTQLGKMIAHYIVINETHKIMMVLRPYQYYATEAIIKQVKHTSDNAYIWHTTGSGKTLTSFKASQILMDLPDVYKVVFVVDRKDLDFQTMNEFNAFKKDSVDVTDNTQSLVKQLTDNTKLVLTTIQKLNNAVSDRFKHQIEPLRHKKIVFIFDECHRSQFGETHERITKFFDQSQLIGFTGTPIFAENASKNDKGKRTTKDLFGDCLHKYVITDAIHDENVLRFGIEYVGKYKNKSKSFIDIEVEDIDKQEVLDSPMRIEKIVDYIIAHHDQKTFNKQYSALLTVSSIPNAVQYYDLFQKKKEAGKHDLRIATIFTFGANEDSDQAQDYLPDDEESGFDMAAEGPTAYASSHSRDKLETYIGHYNQMYNGSFTTKDSALFESYFKDISKRLKDREKKNFNDAKDRLDIVIVVNMMLTGFDAKKVNTLYVDKNLKQHGLIQAYSRTNRILGEQKSQGNILSFRNLKKATDEAITLFSNKEAIEVVTMPDYDKIAEKFEEALKIMREITPTYQSVDDLESEDAEALFVQAFRKLLRAMNVLQSYTDFDWEDIAIDEQEFEDYKSKYLDLYEKVKRDTKKEKTSILDDIDFELELIHRDQINVAYILKLISQLKGTNTSEAKAQRKAILDLLGGDIQLRSKRELIQKFIDENMPQIKDGDNIEEEFEKFWQEQKVLALGKLCEEEHLDKAQFKGLIDAYIYSGREPIKDEVFQCLDNRPSILQARVIGDRIIAKMKEFVELFEKGMVA, from the coding sequence ATGGCACACCAATCCGAGTTACAATTAGAAAACAATCTAATCCAGCAATTGCAGGGTTTAGGCTATGTGTCTGTAAAAATTCAAGACGGAGACGCTTTAGTTTCTAATCTTAAAAGTCAGTTGGAGCTTTTCAACCGAACTACTTTTACAGCCAAGGAGTTTGATGCCGTTTTGAATCATCTTGCCAAAGGCAGTGTTTTCGAAAAGGCAAAAACCTTGCGTGACCGTTTTCAATTGACTAAGGAAGATGGTACTTCGTTTTATGTTCGTTTTTTTAATAGCGAAAATACGGGAGCTAATTTATACCAAGTTACCAATCAAATTTCATTAGAAGGAAGCTATAAAAACCGTTATGATGTCACGCTTTTGGTCAATGGTTTGCCTTTGGTACAAATAGAATTGAAACGTTCGGGTACAGAGATCAAAGAAGCTTTTAACCAAATCAATCGCTACCAATTGCATTCCTTTTGGAGCAATAGCGGGCTGTTTCAGTACGTGCAATTGTTTGTGATAAGTAATGGTGTAAACACCAAATATTTGGCTAATAACGAACTTCAATCGGTTAAGCAAACCTTCTTTTGGGCAGATGCCAATAATAAAAATATCACCGAATTAATGCCTTTCGCCAAAGCGTTTTTAAACCCTACGCAACTAGGTAAAATGATCGCACATTATATTGTGATCAACGAAACCCACAAAATCATGATGGTGTTGCGTCCGTACCAATATTATGCGACTGAGGCAATAATCAAGCAAGTCAAGCACACGAGTGACAACGCTTACATATGGCACACTACGGGATCGGGTAAGACGTTAACCTCGTTCAAAGCCAGTCAAATTTTGATGGATTTGCCTGATGTCTACAAAGTGGTTTTTGTAGTAGATAGAAAGGATTTGGATTTCCAGACCATGAACGAATTTAACGCTTTCAAAAAAGACAGCGTTGACGTAACTGACAATACACAATCTTTAGTAAAACAACTGACCGATAATACTAAGTTGGTTTTAACCACTATACAAAAATTAAACAATGCCGTTTCAGATCGTTTTAAACACCAAATAGAACCGCTACGTCATAAAAAAATAGTTTTCATTTTTGACGAATGCCACCGTTCGCAATTTGGAGAAACCCATGAAAGAATCACCAAGTTTTTTGATCAATCACAGCTGATTGGTTTTACAGGAACACCCATTTTTGCCGAGAACGCTTCTAAAAATGATAAGGGAAAGCGAACCACCAAAGATTTATTTGGTGACTGCCTGCACAAATACGTCATCACCGATGCCATTCATGACGAAAACGTACTTCGTTTTGGAATAGAATACGTGGGGAAATACAAGAACAAAAGCAAATCGTTTATTGATATAGAAGTCGAAGACATCGACAAACAAGAAGTATTGGATTCGCCTATGCGTATCGAGAAAATTGTAGATTACATTATAGCACACCACGATCAAAAAACGTTCAATAAACAGTATTCGGCTTTATTGACTGTGAGTAGCATTCCGAATGCCGTGCAGTATTATGATTTATTCCAAAAAAAGAAAGAAGCAGGCAAACACGATTTACGCATTGCTACAATTTTTACTTTTGGAGCCAATGAAGATTCAGATCAAGCACAGGATTATTTACCAGATGATGAAGAGTCTGGATTTGATATGGCTGCAGAAGGGCCAACGGCTTATGCGTCTAGCCACAGTCGCGACAAACTTGAAACCTACATTGGGCATTACAACCAAATGTACAATGGAAGTTTTACAACCAAGGATTCAGCGTTGTTTGAATCGTATTTCAAAGACATCAGCAAACGATTGAAAGATCGCGAGAAGAAAAACTTCAATGATGCCAAAGATCGTTTGGATATTGTGATTGTCGTAAACATGATGCTTACGGGTTTTGACGCTAAAAAGGTAAATACCTTGTACGTAGATAAAAACTTGAAGCAGCACGGCTTAATTCAGGCGTATTCAAGGACTAACAGAATTTTGGGCGAACAGAAATCGCAAGGAAATATTCTTTCTTTTCGAAATCTAAAAAAAGCCACAGACGAGGCCATTACTTTGTTTTCTAATAAAGAAGCCATCGAGGTGGTGACCATGCCGGACTATGATAAAATCGCTGAAAAGTTTGAAGAAGCTCTAAAAATAATGCGAGAAATCACGCCAACTTATCAAAGCGTTGACGACCTAGAATCCGAAGATGCCGAAGCTTTGTTTGTGCAAGCGTTTAGGAAATTGTTGCGTGCCATGAACGTTCTGCAATCCTACACCGATTTTGATTGGGAAGACATTGCCATAGACGAACAAGAATTTGAGGATTATAAAAGCAAATACCTTGACTTATACGAGAAGGTAAAGCGAGACACTAAGAAAGAGAAAACATCAATCTTGGACGATATCGATTTTGAGTTAGAGTTGATTCACCGAGATCAAATCAATGTGGCGTATATATTGAAATTGATATCACAGCTAAAAGGCACGAACACTTCTGAAGCCAAAGCGCAGCGCAAAGCCATATTGGATTTATTGGGTGGAGACATTCAGTTGCGAAGCAAGCGAGAGCTGATTCAGAAATTCATAGACGAGAACATGCCGCAAATCAAAGACGGCGACAACATCGAAGAGGAATTTGAGAAATTCTGGCAAGAACAAAAAGTACTAGCCTTAGGAAAACTCTGTGAAGAGGAACATCTAGACAAAGCACAATTCAAAGGCTTAATCGATGCCTACATCTACAGCGGCCGAGAACCCATCAAAGACGAGGTTTTTCAATGCCTAGACAACAGACCAAGTATTTTGCAAGCAAGAGTCATTGGGGATAGGATTATTGCAAAAATGAAGGAGTTTGTGGAATTGTTTGAGAAGGGGATGGTGGCTTAG